Part of the Nerophis lumbriciformis linkage group LG24, RoL_Nlum_v2.1, whole genome shotgun sequence genome, tcttaacgaggcaagagggtcttccagctctggcttttgcatgttgtcgtagcccgatcgctgctagcatgccgtgtgttgtgcctcggtgtgcattgtttacacaacgtacatTACGCTACTTAACATGTCCGTGTgcaaactcgttcggtacacctccaaaacgaaccgaaacccccgtaccgaaacggttcaatacaaatactcgtaccgttacacccttaatatatatatatatatatatatatatatatatatatatatatacgtatatatgtgtatatatatttatatatgtatacatacatatatatatatatatgtatacatatatatatatatatatatatatatatatatatatatatatatatatatatatatatacatatatatatacacatatacatttatatacacatacacattaggGTTGTGAACGATAAACCGATGCGACCGAGTATTCGATTCAACAAGTGAGCGATTAGGCTGCATTGGTAGCAGACTCCTCAATCAATGCGAATAATCCATGAATTCCTAGCTGAATCGGTTATAGAGTCATGGATCGGTTATCGCGAGACTTTGCATGGGTTGGCTAGATTACAATATGCGCCAGCGTCTCTAAAACAACGCGAGAGCTGAAGCTACTCGCCAAACGCGGTAGCCGCCTAGCTGGTAATAGCACGAGTGATAAACAAGAGACAACACGGAAAATGAAGGAGGAAGAGAACGAAAGCGTCAGTCTGACCGAAGGTGATAATGGACCGAGAAAGATTTTCAACGCATCGGGGAGACAGAAATCCAAAGTGTGGAAAGTTTTTGGGTTTTATAAGAAGGAAGGGAAGCTCGACAGAAGCCATGCTATTTGTAAATTGTGTCGAGCATCGTTGACGTACACTGGCAGCACTACAAATCTCGACCAGCATGCAAAGAGGAAACACGGCCAAGAGTACGGTGAGTTAAAACCCCGTGCCAACGAGCAGGAGTGTGCAGCAAGCAGTAGCACACAGCCAGGGAGCACCATTCCTAACTTATTCGGGCAACTTGGTCACAATTCAGCACGCGCTAAGGAAATCACAGCGTCAATTACGCGTTTTATCGCCAAGGGATTATGTCCTTACAACATTGTTGAGTGGGAAGGATTTCAGGATTTGATTCATACGTTAGAGCCCAGGTATAAGATACCGTCCCGAAATCATACGACCAACACGTGCATGCCAGCGTTGTATGCCCAAGTTAAGAGCCAAGTAGAAAAAGAGCTGGCAAATGCCGAGCGAGTGGCAATAACAACAGACGCTTGGACGTCATGTGCGACCGAGTCTTATGTGACGATCACGGCCCACCACATCTCTCCGGATTGGAAGTTAAATGTTCATGTGTTACAGACCAGGGCATTCAAAGGATCCCACACTGGGAAGAATGTGGGTGCTCTGCTGAAGCAGGCATGTGCTGACTGGAACCTTCTTGATAAAGAGCCAGCCCTAGTAACTGACAATGCCACAAACATGATCTTAGCTGGGGCAGAAGCAGAGATGAGCCCTCACGTCGTGTGCTTTGCACACACAATAAATCTGGCCACACAGAAAGCCTTCAAAGTGGACACAGTAGCAAGGATGCTGGGGAGGGTGAGGAGAGTGGTTGGCTTTTTTCACCGCAGTGTCAGGGCAGCAGAAATTCTACAAGACAAACAGAAACAACTGGCCTTGCCTATCCACAAACTCATCCAAGACGTGTCCACCCGGTGGAACAGTACCCAGAATATGCTTGAACGTGTACTGGAACAACAGCCTGCCATTTCTGCTGCACTTATGTCCAGGGATCTCAGAAGAGGAGAAGAGATTAACACTCTTTAGGACAAAGACTTTTGCGATATTGAAGACATTGTCAAGCTGATGGCACCGGTCAAACTTGTGACCACTACCATGTGTGAAGACAAGCGGCCCACACTCTCAATGATTTCCCCTGTCAGAGCAAAGCTTAAAAAGAACTTTGAAGCATCAGATGAAGACTCAAAGATATGAAACAAGCATTCAGAAATGACTTGGAGAAGCACTACACCGGCCTGGATGATCTCTTCTACACTGCAGCAGCTCTGGACCCCCGGTTCAAATCTCTGCCCTTCCTGACGGACCATGATGCTGAGCGGATGTTCACAAGCATAACAGCAGAAGCTACATCCCTGCATAACAAGGTAAATCCCCCAACACAAAATCATTTAATCAACACAAATTACATATTTCAATGCATTCTCAAGTCTACTGTCATTAGATTTATTCTGACTGCTGTTACTGTCTGTTTGTTGTTTTGTGTTTgtcttttatattttatttctacGCAACAGGGGATCCAGTCCAGAGAGGTCCACTGCAGACAAATCCATGTCAGACTGAACCTGCCCTTGGAGATCTGGACATCAGCATTGATGTACCCCAGAACCAAGAAGAGCCAGATGGTTTGTGTATTTTATAACTAGTAATCAAGAAAGAGTTAAACTTATGCTGCAGCTATAAAATATTagcatacaacaacaacaacaacaacaacaacacattcaaTATTATGAGAGAATcggcatgtaaacaaaaacagtttaataatgatgatgataataatacaacttttacaAATGTGCACAAAAATTTGATTATTTCTGAACATCAGGTGACAATAGATGAAATGGTGAAGTCAGGTACAAAAAAAGCACCACTGAGGCATGGCAAACAAAGCCTGTAATATACGGTAATTGTTTTCTATTTCAGATGATGACCCTCCTgtcaaaaaagaagaaaatgtcAGCGTTGGACCAGCTGTTGGGAAAAGACGTTGAAGTGAGGATGGCAGCTACATCTGTAAGAGACAAGGCCAGTGAAGAAGTCAAGAGGTACAGAGAGCGTGATCCGTTGCCCCTGCAAAAAAAACCACTACAGTGGTGGAAAGAGCTGCAGGACTTGCCACTGCTGTCATCTCTCGCTAAAAGATACCTCTGCATCCCGGCCACCAGTGTGGCATCTGAACGTGTGTTCAGTACTGCGGGAGACATTGTTTCCACAAAACGTAGTCTGCTCAAACATCAGCATGTGGATCAGTtgattttccttaaaaaaaatctGCCCTCCAAAAAAACAGAGGACAGTGATGATGAAAATGCACAGGCATAGTGTAAGTGAAATACTGCTTTTTGACCTGGGAAACGGTACCTCACACACAGTAGTTTGATTGTtctttttacatatatatttattttctctaTTCTTTTACACAAAGCACTTGTCACTGTGCTCATTGTTGCCACATTTTGAGATGTGTTATAGGTGTATAACTTGTTTACATTGTAATGTTGCACctttgttacctacctctagtgttcaaaacactatatgctcaggctgaaatattgaatctttgttgttactattctgtgctacttttacctctggagttcccatcctacaattcagccagactttttttggtccatgtctaaaaataaatacgttgacatgtgattttgttgttctgttttttttgccaGTGCCATAAAGCCACAATGCTTGGGGATTTGGAATCTTGAATATTAACCGTCAAATCGAATCGTATCGTTTGGAATCGAATCCGATTGAATCGGTCTGTAATAAAaggatatcgtttttgaatcgaatcgtaacctgtttatctagatgcatatcgaatcgtttatcagagagagatgtgcaaccctaatacacatatatacatacatacatatatacatacatacatatacatacaaatacatgtatatatctatgtatatatatatatatacatatacacatatatacatacacacatatat contains:
- the LOC133620619 gene encoding E3 SUMO-protein ligase ZBED1-like is translated as MKQAFRNDLEKHYTGLDDLFYTAAALDPRFKSLPFLTDHDAERMFTSITAEATSLHNKGIQSREVHCRQIHVRLNLPLEIWTSALMYPRTKKSQMMMTLLSKKKKMSALDQLLGKDVEVRMAATSVRDKASEEVKRYRERDPLPLQKKPLQWWKELQDLPLLSSLAKRYLCIPATSVASERVFSTAGDIVSTKRSLLKHQHVDQLIFLKKNLPSKKTEDSDDENAQA